A part of Melittangium boletus DSM 14713 genomic DNA contains:
- a CDS encoding cell division protein FtsQ/DivIB: MAFGQPKNRRHQDVAQKKEAMKGAVRTHGPGLAKAILLTGLTCALVWGSIELRHWALTSPFFLLKETSFSGLQRAHAGELLKLSGLTVGQNLWSLDVAALERAMDTHPWVRDVKVRRHFPSSVSVEVSEHVPAALAVLSDLYLLDEDAEPFKRLQPGDGLDLVLITGMEREAYLSDESRTRERLREALAVLRAYAATQPGKRDRLSEVRVVPEGMVLVLADGTEVLLGQGETDAKLKRLARVRDELKSRGLAADVIHLENRARPGWVAVKLSSPVSERTGASAQ; the protein is encoded by the coding sequence ATGGCATTCGGTCAGCCCAAGAATCGGCGTCACCAGGACGTCGCTCAGAAGAAGGAGGCGATGAAGGGCGCCGTGCGGACGCATGGGCCCGGACTCGCCAAGGCCATTCTCCTGACCGGTCTGACATGTGCCCTCGTCTGGGGCTCCATCGAGCTGCGGCACTGGGCGCTCACCTCGCCCTTCTTCCTCTTGAAGGAGACGTCCTTCAGCGGGTTGCAGCGGGCGCACGCGGGCGAGCTGCTCAAGCTGTCCGGGCTGACGGTGGGGCAGAACCTGTGGTCCCTGGACGTGGCGGCGCTCGAGCGCGCCATGGACACCCATCCCTGGGTGCGCGACGTGAAGGTGCGGCGGCACTTCCCCTCCAGTGTGTCCGTGGAGGTGTCCGAGCACGTCCCGGCGGCGCTCGCGGTGCTCAGCGACCTGTACCTGCTGGACGAGGACGCCGAGCCCTTCAAGCGGCTGCAGCCCGGGGATGGACTGGACCTGGTGCTCATCACCGGCATGGAGCGGGAGGCGTACCTGTCGGACGAGTCCCGCACGCGCGAGCGCCTGCGTGAGGCGCTGGCCGTGCTGCGCGCCTACGCGGCCACGCAGCCGGGCAAGCGCGACCGGTTGAGCGAAGTGCGCGTCGTGCCCGAGGGCATGGTGCTGGTATTGGCGGACGGGACGGAAGTGTTGTTGGGGCAGGGCGAGACGGACGCCAAGTTGAAGAGGCTCGCGCGTGTGCGCGACGAATTGAAGAGCCGTGGCCTGGCCGCGGACGTCATCCACCTGGAGAACCGGGCGCGTCCCGGCTGGGTGGCGGTGAAGCTTTCGAGCCCCGTCTCCGAGAGGACCGGGGCCTCGGCGCAGTAG
- a CDS encoding D-alanine--D-alanine ligase: MSTLSKDELKRKRVGVLLGGLSSEREVSLRSGAAVAKALRGLGYDVVEIDVGRDLAARLVAEKVEVAFIALHGRFGEDGCVQGLLECLAIPYTGSGVLASSLAMDKVFAKQIFVAHGIPTPPYRAFSSKEEALAAVDSLPFGLPVVVKPSREGSSVGVHLCKTREAYLAAVEDAAGRAGTLLVEQYIKGREVQGGVLDDEALGVIEVVAAREFYDYEAKYQSGGTTRYLFPAPLPPEQYARVNDVCLGAHRALGCSGGSRSDVILTPSGDVYLLETNTLPGMTESSLLPKIAAGRGIDFPGLCERLLQGASVKA, translated from the coding sequence ATGAGCACCCTGTCCAAGGATGAGCTGAAGCGGAAGCGGGTCGGTGTGTTGCTCGGAGGTCTGTCCTCCGAGCGCGAAGTGTCGTTGCGCTCCGGGGCCGCCGTGGCCAAGGCCCTGCGGGGGCTCGGCTATGACGTGGTGGAGATCGACGTGGGCCGCGACCTGGCCGCGCGGCTCGTGGCGGAGAAGGTGGAGGTCGCCTTCATCGCCCTGCATGGCCGCTTTGGCGAGGACGGCTGCGTCCAGGGTCTGCTCGAGTGTCTCGCCATCCCCTACACGGGCAGCGGCGTGCTGGCCTCGTCCCTGGCCATGGACAAGGTCTTCGCCAAGCAGATCTTCGTCGCCCACGGCATCCCCACGCCTCCCTACCGCGCCTTCTCCTCGAAGGAAGAGGCCCTGGCCGCCGTGGACTCGCTCCCCTTCGGCCTGCCGGTGGTGGTCAAGCCCTCCCGCGAGGGCAGCAGCGTGGGCGTCCACCTGTGCAAGACGCGCGAGGCCTACCTCGCCGCCGTGGAGGACGCGGCCGGACGCGCGGGCACCCTCCTGGTGGAGCAGTACATCAAGGGCCGCGAGGTGCAGGGCGGCGTCCTGGACGACGAGGCCCTGGGCGTCATCGAGGTGGTCGCCGCGCGCGAGTTCTACGACTACGAGGCCAAGTACCAGTCGGGAGGGACCACCCGGTACCTCTTCCCCGCGCCCCTGCCGCCCGAGCAGTACGCGCGCGTGAACGACGTGTGCCTGGGTGCCCACCGCGCCCTGGGGTGCAGTGGAGGCTCCCGCTCGGACGTCATCCTGACTCCCTCGGGAGACGTCTACCTGCTGGAGACCAACACGTTGCCGGGAATGACCGAGTCCAGCCTGCTGCCGAAGATCGCCGCGGGCCGGGGCATCGACTTCCCCGGACTGTGTGAGCGCCTGCTGCAAGGGGCCTCTGTCAAGGCCTGA
- the murB gene encoding UDP-N-acetylmuramate dehydrogenase, with amino-acid sequence MVAVSSSSLPERVGRLSGCDVSADAPLAPLTSVRVGGPAEALVRPRSPDALVALLRLAREEGVPLTVLGGGANTLVGDGGVPGITVKLPGDLFPEQAEVGEAEGRLTLGAGAAIVRLCNQMRAHGLVGAEFLAGIPGTLGGAVTMNAGTKNGECFRVVEAVEVATAEGVGWLSKAEIPHRYRHSDLPPGGVVTRVRFLLPKGDLVASKKVMDEDLAYRKRSQPLSQPNFGSVFTNPPGDFAGRLIESVHLKGYIIGRAQVSPLHANWIVNLGGASAHDVLSLLTLMRTRVKEERGVELQPEVKRVGVFLP; translated from the coding sequence ATGGTGGCCGTTTCCTCCTCGTCCCTGCCCGAGCGGGTGGGGCGCCTGTCCGGCTGTGACGTGAGCGCGGACGCTCCGCTCGCGCCCCTCACGAGCGTGCGCGTGGGGGGCCCGGCCGAGGCGCTCGTCCGTCCGCGTTCGCCCGACGCCCTCGTGGCCCTGCTGCGCCTGGCGCGCGAGGAGGGCGTGCCCCTCACCGTGCTCGGAGGGGGCGCCAACACGCTCGTGGGCGATGGCGGCGTTCCCGGTATCACCGTGAAGCTACCGGGCGATCTCTTCCCGGAGCAGGCCGAGGTGGGGGAGGCCGAGGGCCGGCTCACGCTCGGCGCGGGCGCGGCCATCGTGCGGCTGTGCAACCAGATGCGTGCGCACGGGCTCGTGGGCGCGGAATTCCTCGCCGGGATTCCGGGCACGCTCGGCGGCGCGGTCACCATGAACGCGGGCACCAAGAACGGCGAGTGCTTCCGCGTGGTGGAGGCCGTCGAGGTGGCCACCGCGGAGGGGGTGGGGTGGCTCTCCAAGGCGGAGATTCCCCACCGCTACCGGCACTCGGACCTGCCCCCGGGCGGCGTGGTGACGCGCGTGCGCTTCCTCCTGCCCAAGGGGGACCTCGTGGCCTCCAAGAAGGTGATGGACGAGGACCTCGCCTACCGCAAGCGCTCCCAGCCGCTGAGCCAGCCCAACTTCGGCAGTGTCTTCACCAATCCGCCGGGGGATTTCGCCGGGCGGCTCATCGAGAGTGTTCACCTCAAGGGTTACATCATCGGCCGTGCGCAGGTCTCTCCGCTGCACGCCAACTGGATCGTCAACCTGGGCGGAGCCTCCGCCCACGATGTCCTCTCTCTTCTCACCCTCATGCGAACGCGCGTGAAGGAGGAGCGGGGCGTCGAGTTACAACCCGAAGTCAAGCGCGTGGGAGTCTTCCTGCCATGA
- the murC gene encoding UDP-N-acetylmuramate--L-alanine ligase has protein sequence MTTQRPARTTSLFKTRHAAHVHFVGIGGIGMSGIAEVLLNLGYRVSGSDLKASDITRRLERLGATLFEGHRADNLVHADVVVISSAVRKDNPEVLTARQRKIPVIPRAEMLAELMRLKYAVAVAGSHGKTTTTSMVATVLSAAGLDPTAVVGGKVNVLDSNAKLGKSELMVVEADESDGSFLHLHPSISIVTNIDPEHMDHYGTLENLKEAFTSFCNRVPFYGLNVLCLDNPNVQSLLPHLEKRFVTYGSSHMADYRLEGVRLEGFSTRFEAFRREEPLGEFRVRMVGAHNALNALAVIAAAEEMDVPLDVVRAALAEFGGVQRRFTVRGEVAGITVVDDYGHHPTEVQATLAGARRAFGRRLVVAFQPHRYTRTHELFKEFATSFNDADVLFVSNVYAAGEEPIPGATADALAEAIREHGHRDVTFVEKRTDLARALLPRLREGDLVLTLGAGDITQVGPELVELLKRHGLGKGD, from the coding sequence GTGACGACTCAGCGCCCCGCCAGGACCACGAGCCTCTTCAAGACGCGTCATGCCGCGCACGTGCACTTCGTGGGCATTGGCGGCATCGGCATGAGCGGCATCGCCGAGGTGTTGCTCAACCTCGGCTACCGCGTGTCCGGCTCGGACCTCAAGGCCAGTGACATCACCCGGCGCCTCGAGCGCCTGGGCGCCACGCTCTTCGAGGGGCACCGCGCGGACAACCTCGTGCACGCGGACGTGGTCGTCATCTCCTCGGCCGTGCGCAAGGACAACCCCGAGGTCCTCACCGCGCGCCAGCGCAAGATTCCCGTCATCCCCCGCGCGGAGATGCTCGCGGAGCTCATGCGGCTCAAGTACGCCGTCGCCGTCGCGGGCAGCCACGGCAAGACGACCACCACCTCCATGGTGGCCACCGTGCTGTCCGCCGCGGGCCTCGATCCCACGGCCGTGGTGGGTGGCAAGGTGAACGTGCTCGACTCCAACGCCAAGCTCGGCAAGAGCGAGCTCATGGTGGTGGAGGCCGACGAGAGCGACGGCAGCTTCCTGCACCTGCACCCGTCCATCTCCATCGTCACCAACATCGACCCGGAGCACATGGACCACTACGGCACGCTGGAGAACCTGAAGGAGGCCTTCACGTCCTTCTGCAACCGCGTGCCCTTCTACGGTCTCAACGTCCTGTGCCTGGACAACCCCAACGTCCAGTCGCTCCTGCCGCACCTGGAGAAGCGCTTCGTCACCTACGGCAGCTCGCACATGGCGGACTACCGGCTGGAGGGCGTGCGGCTCGAGGGCTTCAGCACCCGCTTCGAGGCCTTCCGGCGGGAGGAGCCGCTCGGGGAGTTCCGCGTGCGCATGGTGGGCGCGCACAACGCGCTCAACGCCCTGGCCGTCATCGCCGCGGCCGAGGAGATGGACGTGCCCCTGGACGTGGTGCGCGCCGCGCTGGCCGAGTTCGGCGGCGTGCAGCGGCGCTTCACCGTGCGCGGCGAGGTGGCGGGGATCACCGTGGTGGACGACTACGGGCACCACCCCACCGAGGTCCAGGCCACGCTCGCGGGCGCCCGGCGCGCCTTCGGCCGCAGGCTCGTGGTGGCCTTCCAGCCCCACCGCTACACGCGCACCCACGAGCTCTTCAAGGAGTTCGCCACCTCCTTCAACGACGCGGACGTGCTCTTCGTCTCCAACGTCTATGCCGCGGGCGAGGAGCCCATCCCCGGCGCCACCGCCGACGCCCTGGCCGAGGCCATCCGCGAGCACGGCCACCGCGACGTCACCTTCGTGGAGAAGCGCACGGACCTGGCGCGCGCCCTGTTGCCCCGGCTTCGCGAGGGAGACCTCGTGCTCACGCTCGGCGCGGGCGACATCACCCAGGTGGGTCCGGAACTCGTCGAACTGCTCAAGCGGCACGGGCTGGGGAAGGGCGACTAG
- the murG gene encoding undecaprenyldiphospho-muramoylpentapeptide beta-N-acetylglucosaminyltransferase: MKVLIAGGGTGGHLYPGIALAEEVVTRHHANQVVFVGTERGLEARVVPREGYPLETIRAQGLKGKGLLGLLKGLLVLPLAFIESFKILRKHMPDVVVGVGGYSSGPVVLAAALLGIPTAVQEQNALPGLTNKVLGRFARVVFTAFAGAGAFFPSRKVQLVGNPIRRKLMDNFLLAHVAHDTFSLLVFGGSLGARGINQRMLDALEHLGDLKGQLRIVHQTGKKDLETVRQGYASRGFEAQVVEFIDDMSSAYAEASLVVCRAGATTLSELMVAKKASILIPFPFATDDHQAVNAQEMVSAGAALMFRESELTGQKLAAEIRRLKDEPERLRQMEKKAGLLGRPEAAKELADVLVDLMVKKYGPDGRAVERGEDPRPKKPAPKKTEGNGKPTDGNEKQA; this comes from the coding sequence GTGAAGGTGCTCATCGCGGGAGGCGGTACGGGAGGCCATCTCTACCCGGGCATTGCCCTGGCGGAAGAGGTGGTGACGCGGCACCACGCCAACCAGGTGGTGTTCGTGGGCACCGAGCGCGGCCTGGAGGCCCGGGTGGTTCCCCGCGAGGGCTACCCCCTGGAGACCATCCGCGCCCAGGGGCTCAAGGGCAAGGGCCTGCTGGGGCTGCTCAAGGGGCTGCTCGTGCTGCCCCTGGCCTTCATCGAGTCCTTCAAGATCCTCCGCAAGCACATGCCGGACGTGGTGGTGGGGGTGGGGGGCTACTCGAGCGGACCGGTGGTGCTCGCCGCGGCGCTCCTGGGCATCCCCACGGCGGTGCAGGAGCAGAACGCGCTGCCGGGGCTCACCAACAAGGTGCTCGGCCGGTTCGCGCGCGTCGTCTTCACCGCCTTCGCGGGGGCGGGCGCCTTCTTTCCCTCGCGCAAGGTGCAGCTCGTGGGCAACCCCATCCGCCGCAAGCTGATGGACAACTTCCTGCTCGCGCACGTGGCCCACGACACCTTCTCCCTGCTCGTCTTCGGCGGCAGCCTGGGCGCCCGCGGCATCAACCAGCGGATGCTCGACGCGTTGGAGCACCTGGGAGACCTCAAGGGCCAGCTGCGCATCGTCCACCAGACGGGCAAGAAGGACCTGGAGACGGTGCGCCAGGGTTACGCCTCCCGGGGCTTCGAGGCCCAGGTGGTGGAGTTCATCGACGACATGTCCAGCGCCTACGCCGAGGCCTCGCTCGTCGTGTGCCGCGCGGGCGCCACCACGCTCTCCGAGCTGATGGTGGCCAAGAAGGCCAGCATCCTCATCCCCTTTCCCTTCGCCACGGATGACCACCAGGCGGTCAACGCCCAGGAGATGGTGTCCGCGGGCGCCGCCCTCATGTTCCGCGAGTCGGAGCTGACGGGACAGAAGCTGGCCGCGGAGATCCGCCGTCTCAAGGACGAGCCGGAGCGGCTGCGCCAGATGGAGAAGAAGGCGGGCCTGCTCGGCCGTCCCGAGGCCGCCAAGGAGCTGGCGGACGTGCTCGTGGACCTGATGGTGAAGAAGTACGGCCCGGATGGACGCGCCGTGGAGCGGGGAGAGGATCCCCGCCCGAAGAAGCCGGCCCCGAAGAAAACCGAGGGCAACGGCAAGCCGACGGATGGCAACGAAAAGCAGGCTTGA
- the ftsW gene encoding putative lipid II flippase FtsW yields MKAIASASTAPVRFDALLLCAVLSLVSLGLVMVYSASAVMAQDKLGDSFYFLNRQLLAVAMGVVAMAVGMKVGWRRLARLAYPLLLVTLVLLVLVLIPGIGTTVGGARRWIRLPGFGLQPAEVAKFAWVVYLSYSLAKKREKVATFSVGFLPHLLLCGLLVGLCMLQPDFGSSVLLVFLLFALLFAAGTKVSYLVGSVLLALPLAYAAIATSPYRMKRVLAFLDPWAHRHDIGYQVAESLMSIGSGGLTGLGLGDGRQKLFFLPEAHTDFIFAIIGEELGLLGVGVLVVLYALIIWRGVRASLAAPEVFGTYLGLGITSIIAFQATVNMCVAMGLLPTKGLTLPFVSYGGSSLVVLMGAAGVLLSLSASAQPGGGNRPQRSGGDLREVAA; encoded by the coding sequence ATGAAGGCCATCGCCTCCGCGTCCACCGCCCCCGTGCGGTTCGACGCGTTGTTGTTGTGTGCCGTGCTGTCGCTCGTCTCGCTCGGTCTGGTGATGGTGTACTCGGCGAGCGCCGTCATGGCCCAGGACAAGCTGGGCGACAGCTTCTACTTCCTCAACCGTCAGTTGCTGGCGGTGGCCATGGGCGTGGTGGCGATGGCGGTGGGCATGAAGGTGGGCTGGAGGCGCCTGGCGCGGCTCGCCTACCCGCTGCTGCTCGTGACGCTGGTGCTGCTCGTGCTGGTGCTCATTCCGGGCATCGGCACCACGGTGGGCGGCGCGCGCCGGTGGATCCGCCTGCCGGGCTTCGGCCTGCAGCCCGCCGAGGTGGCCAAGTTCGCCTGGGTCGTCTACCTGTCCTACTCGCTGGCCAAGAAGCGCGAGAAGGTGGCGACGTTCTCCGTGGGATTCCTCCCGCACCTGCTGCTGTGCGGCCTCCTGGTGGGACTTTGTATGCTCCAGCCGGACTTTGGCAGCTCGGTGTTGTTGGTGTTCCTCTTGTTCGCCCTGCTGTTCGCCGCGGGCACCAAGGTGAGCTACCTGGTGGGCTCGGTGCTGCTGGCGCTGCCCCTGGCCTACGCGGCCATCGCGACGAGCCCCTACCGGATGAAGCGCGTGCTGGCCTTCCTGGATCCGTGGGCCCACCGGCACGACATCGGCTACCAGGTGGCCGAGTCCCTCATGTCCATTGGCTCCGGCGGCCTCACGGGCCTGGGACTGGGAGACGGCCGGCAGAAGCTCTTCTTCCTGCCCGAGGCGCACACGGACTTCATCTTCGCCATCATCGGCGAGGAGCTGGGCCTCTTGGGGGTGGGGGTGCTGGTGGTGCTCTACGCCCTCATCATCTGGCGCGGCGTCCGGGCGAGCCTCGCGGCCCCGGAGGTGTTCGGCACCTACCTGGGCCTGGGCATCACCTCCATCATCGCCTTTCAGGCCACGGTGAACATGTGCGTGGCGATGGGCTTGCTGCCGACCAAGGGCCTGACGCTCCCTTTCGTGTCGTATGGAGGCTCTTCCCTGGTGGTGTTGATGGGGGCGGCCGGTGTATTGCTCTCGCTCAGTGCCAGTGCGCAGCCGGGCGGCGGTAACCGTCCCCAGCGCTCCGGCGGTGATTTGAGGGAGGTGGCGGCGTGA
- the murD gene encoding UDP-N-acetylmuramoyl-L-alanine--D-glutamate ligase — MTPDLLRDSKVAVYGLAKSGLAAIRLLVQKGARVTALDARTEEALGATARELKAQGVTLVTAPPPPGLLESHRLVVVSPGVPLALPELQAARAAGVPVWGEVELAGRFLSHVPLFGITGTNGKSTTTALTGELFAQGGGRTFVGGNLGRPFAEAALTPEAWDALVVELSSFQLEGIDSLRPRGAAILNLTPDHIDRYPDHAAYGAAKARIWRQQTGADFAVVNADDADVMRLAESAPGPVYGFSLTGQPVAEAPRLVGLAVARPGGFGFEGVGDPGETFTLTNRALRGGHNTQNAMAAALLARLGGVSHAAVQAGLDSYPGLPHRLESVRVLEGVEWVNDSKATNVDSVLVALRAFSRDVLLIAGGKGKGAPYAPMVEEGRSKVKAVLTIGQDAPLLAQAYEGVARVYPCGTLADAVRQARALATAGDTILLSPACASYDQFQNFEHRGDTFKRLVGEL; from the coding sequence ATGACGCCCGACCTGCTGCGGGACTCGAAGGTGGCCGTGTACGGGTTGGCCAAGAGTGGTCTGGCCGCCATCCGTCTGCTGGTCCAGAAGGGCGCGCGCGTGACGGCGCTCGATGCTCGGACCGAGGAGGCCCTGGGCGCGACGGCGCGCGAACTCAAGGCCCAGGGCGTCACGCTCGTCACCGCCCCTCCGCCGCCGGGTCTGCTCGAATCGCACCGGCTCGTGGTGGTGAGCCCGGGCGTGCCCCTGGCGCTGCCGGAGCTCCAGGCGGCGCGCGCCGCGGGCGTGCCCGTGTGGGGCGAGGTGGAGCTGGCCGGGCGCTTCCTCTCGCACGTGCCGCTCTTCGGCATCACCGGCACCAACGGCAAGAGCACCACCACGGCGCTCACCGGTGAGCTGTTCGCCCAGGGCGGCGGCCGCACGTTCGTCGGCGGCAACCTCGGGCGCCCCTTCGCCGAGGCGGCCTTGACCCCCGAGGCCTGGGACGCGCTGGTGGTGGAGCTCTCCAGCTTCCAGCTCGAGGGCATCGACTCGCTGCGGCCCCGGGGGGCCGCCATCCTCAACCTCACGCCGGACCACATCGACCGGTACCCGGATCACGCGGCTTACGGCGCGGCGAAGGCCCGCATCTGGCGCCAGCAGACCGGAGCGGATTTCGCCGTGGTGAACGCGGACGACGCGGACGTGATGCGGCTGGCCGAGTCCGCTCCCGGGCCCGTCTACGGTTTCAGTCTCACCGGACAACCGGTGGCCGAGGCGCCTCGGCTCGTCGGCCTGGCGGTGGCGCGGCCCGGAGGCTTCGGCTTCGAGGGCGTGGGCGACCCGGGGGAGACCTTCACCCTCACCAACCGCGCGCTGCGCGGAGGCCACAACACGCAGAACGCCATGGCGGCGGCGCTGCTGGCCCGGTTGGGGGGCGTCTCGCACGCGGCGGTGCAGGCGGGCCTCGACAGCTATCCGGGACTTCCCCACCGTCTGGAGAGCGTGCGCGTGCTGGAGGGTGTGGAGTGGGTGAATGACTCCAAGGCCACCAACGTGGACTCGGTGCTGGTGGCCCTGCGCGCCTTCTCCCGGGACGTGCTCCTCATCGCGGGAGGCAAGGGCAAGGGGGCTCCCTACGCTCCCATGGTGGAGGAGGGCCGCAGCAAGGTGAAGGCGGTGCTCACCATCGGCCAGGACGCCCCGTTGCTCGCCCAGGCCTACGAGGGGGTGGCTCGCGTGTACCCGTGTGGCACGCTCGCCGACGCCGTCCGCCAGGCCCGGGCGCTGGCGACGGCGGGGGACACCATTCTTTTGTCACCCGCCTGCGCGTCCTATGATCAGTTCCAGAACTTCGAGCACCGGGGCGACACCTTCAAGCGCCTGGTAGGGGAACTCTGA